The following DNA comes from Sphingomonas flavescens.
GACCCTGCTCCGGATCATTCACCATTGGCGGTGGCTGCTGCTGTCCGCTGTAGCCCTCGGCCTCGCGGGCGCCATCTTGTTCTCGATGCTGACCAAGCCGGTTTACCGCGCGAGCGTCACACTGGAGGCAAACCCGCCGACGGTGTCGGTAAGCGACGAGCAGACCCGACAGCAAAATAATGAGATCACGAATAGTTACGACTTCATCGCGACCCAGGTGGGGTTGCTTGGCAGCCGTGCCGTGGCGGAGCGGACCGCGCAGGAATTGAACCTCGCCAATAATCCGGACGTGGTCTCACAAGACGTCGATGCCTCAACGAGGCTACGTGCCGCGACGGGCGCCGTGACCGGTGGACTGAAGGTAACGGCTCCCGAGGAAGGGCAGCTGATCAAGTTCACCTATGACTCGACATCCCCCCAGCTTGCCGCGTTGATCGCGAACGGGGTCGCGGACAGCTTCATCAATACCGCGTTGCAGCGTCGCTACGAAGCATCGGCTTATGCGCGAAACTTCCTTGAACGGCAGATCAGCAAAACTCGCAGCGACCTCGAGCGCTCGGAACGCGCCGTCGTCGCCTATGCCCAACAGCAAGGCATCATCAACACCGCGGGTGGTACCGCCGAGAAGCAGACCGGCAGTAGCGACACCAATTCACTGCAAGGAGAGTCGCTGGTCCAGCTGAACAGCGCACTGGCTGCCGCGACCGCGCGGCGGATTGCGGCGGAGGGGGCGTATCGGCAGGCGCTGGCGACGGGGCCGACGTCGGAGGTCAACAGCGCCGTTCAGCCGCTGCGCCAGGAACTGGCCAAGCTGCAGGGCGACTATCAGCAGAAGCGTGAATTCATGAAGCCCGAGCATCCGGAGATGCAGAGCCTTCAAGCGCAGATCGCCGAGCTGCAACGCCAGATTTCAAGCCAGATGTCGCAGGCCTCGTCAGGCAGGATCAACGGGCTGTTGGCCGATTATCGCGGTGCCGTCTCCGCGGAGCGTGCCCTGCAGGGTCGGGTCGCCGCGCTGAAAGGCGATGTACTGAACCTGCGCGGTCGGAGCATCCAGTACACGATCCTGCAGCGGGAGGTTGACACCAATCGCAGCCTGTATGACGCGCTCCTGCAGCGGTACAAGGAGATCGGTGTCGCCGGCGGCGTCGGCACGGCGCCGGTCTCAATCGTTGATCGTGCCCAGACGCCGACCCTGCCATTCAAACCCAATTTGCTTCTCAACCTGCTCGTCGGCCTCGGCCTCGGGTTTCTCGCTGGCATTGCGAGCGCCATCGGGCTCGAATTTGCGAACGACACGATTAAGAGCCGTGAAGATGTGCGGCGTAAGTTGGCGCTCGCGTGCCTAGGGTCTGTACCCAAGACCTCCGCGCGCGGGAGCTTCGTGGACGACCTCAGAAATCCAACGTCGATTGTGTCCGAAGCCTATTCGGCAATTGTCGCCGCGCTTCGCTTCAGTACCGAAGCAGGGATGCCAAAGGTGCTGCTGGTCACGAGCACGCGCTCATCGGAAGGCAAATCATCGTCGGCCCTCGCCATCGCCCAGAATTTTGCGCGTCGGGAGCGCCGGGTACTGCTGATCGACAGCGATCTCCGGCGACCCGCATTCAAGGCGGCCACCGATCGGATCGGTCTCAGCAAGCTTCTCACGACGGAAGATAATCTCGAAAGTCACGTCGTCCAAACCCAGCATGACAATCTATGGCTGCTGCCAAGCGGACCGCTGCCACCCAATCCTGCGGACCTTCTATCGACGGGACGCATTCGGAAGATAATCGGCGAGGCGCGCGACCAATTTGATTTGGTGATCATCGATGGCCCGCCGACCCTGGGTCTGGCGGACGCGCCCTTACTGGCTTCGGCGGCCGAAAATGTGATGTTCGTGATCGAAGGCGGCAAGACGCGCACGCGTGCGGCAATCGAAGCGCTCAATCGTATCGAAACCAGCGGGATCCACGTTCTCGGAGCAGTGCTGACCAAATCGACTGAAAGCGCAGGCGGCTACGGCAATTATGGCTATGGATACGGTTACGGCTATGGGGCCAAGGGCCGCTTGAAAAAGACCGAGATCCTGATGATCCCGCACGACGACAGCGAGGATGACGATCAGAACGGACGAAAGCAGTCGGCCGAGGCCAACGCCTGAAAAATAACCGGGATCGGCAGCAATGACTGGCCGGCGTGTCATAGCCGTCTTGGCGGCGCTTCTGATTGCTGTTGTGATCGTCAGGAATGCGGCCGTTCGCATGCTCGCGCAGCGGGCACCCGGCTCGGCCGCACTGCTTTGGCGCGACCATCCCGATGTCGAGATCGCATCGGCGATGACGCAAATAGCATTGGCTGCCCGGGCGGGTGGGGCAGCACCAGCATCGGCGTACGGCTTGTTGGCTCGCGCCGCAGCGCAGGATCCACTCGCACCCGAACCGTATCTCGTGCGCGGCGTTCAGCTAGAGCTTGGTGCCAAGTCGGACGGCGCTCAACAAGCGTTCGAGGCTGCGCAATGGCGCGATCCGCGATCGCTTCCCGCCGCATATTTCCTGGCGGATAAATTTGTTCGCCAGGGCAGGATTGGCGCGGGCTTGAAGCAGATTGCGGCATTGGCACGGCTTT
Coding sequences within:
- a CDS encoding GumC family protein, with protein sequence MSAVALGLAGAILFSMLTKPVYRASVTLEANPPTVSVSDEQTRQQNNEITNSYDFIATQVGLLGSRAVAERTAQELNLANNPDVVSQDVDASTRLRAATGAVTGGLKVTAPEEGQLIKFTYDSTSPQLAALIANGVADSFINTALQRRYEASAYARNFLERQISKTRSDLERSERAVVAYAQQQGIINTAGGTAEKQTGSSDTNSLQGESLVQLNSALAAATARRIAAEGAYRQALATGPTSEVNSAVQPLRQELAKLQGDYQQKREFMKPEHPEMQSLQAQIAELQRQISSQMSQASSGRINGLLADYRGAVSAERALQGRVAALKGDVLNLRGRSIQYTILQREVDTNRSLYDALLQRYKEIGVAGGVGTAPVSIVDRAQTPTLPFKPNLLLNLLVGLGLGFLAGIASAIGLEFANDTIKSREDVRRKLALACLGSVPKTSARGSFVDDLRNPTSIVSEAYSAIVAALRFSTEAGMPKVLLVTSTRSSEGKSSSALAIAQNFARRERRVLLIDSDLRRPAFKAATDRIGLSKLLTTEDNLESHVVQTQHDNLWLLPSGPLPPNPADLLSTGRIRKIIGEARDQFDLVIIDGPPTLGLADAPLLASAAENVMFVIEGGKTRTRAAIEALNRIETSGIHVLGAVLTKSTESAGGYGNYGYGYGYGYGAKGRLKKTEILMIPHDDSEDDDQNGRKQSAEANA